The nucleotide sequence GCTACGAGCAGCTCGCCCAGTCGCTGCAGACCTTCGGCGGCTCCGGCTTCCTGCAGGAGTACCCGATCGAGCAGTACATCCGCGACGCCAAGATCGACACTCTGTACGAGGGCACCACCGCGATCCAGGGCCAGGACTTCTTCTTCCGGAAGATCGTCCGCAACCAGGGCGCCGCGCTGAACACCCTCGCCGAGGAGATCAAGAAGTTCCTGGCGCTCGACGAGGGCGGCGAGCAGCTGACCGGCGCCCGCGAGCACCTCGCCAAGGCCGCCGTCGAGCTGGAGGCCATCGTCGGCCTCCTCCTCACCGACCTCGCCGCCACCGAGCAGGACGTCAAGAACATCTACAAGGTGGGCCTCAACACCAGCCGCCTGCTGCTCGCCTCCGGTGACGTGGTCGTCGGCTACCTGCTCCTCAGGGGCGCCGTCGTCGCCGCCGAGAAGCTGGAGACCGCCTCGGCGAAGGCTCTGTCTTCCAAGGATGTGGCCTTCTACACCGGCAAGATCGCGGCGGCGAAGTTCTTCGCGGCCAACGTCCTCCCGGGCGTCACCCTCGCCCGCAAGCTCTCCGAGGGCGTCGAACTGGACCTGATGGAGCTGGACGAGGCGGCGTTCTAGACAGCCCCTCCTCCGGCCACATCCCAGCCGCACCCGGTCGTGGCGTCGGACGGACCCTGCCCGTCCGTCCGACGCCCCTTCCCCCGCACGCTCACCACGAGGGCCCGCTCCCATCCCCGGGAACGGGCTCTCGTACGTCGTTAAGGTGAACCCATGCGCACACCCCCACGCTTCGACCGCGGCCACACCGACGACCTCATGACCTTCTTGACGAGCAGCCCCACCCCGTATCACGCGGTGGCGAGCGCCGCGGAACGGCTGGAGAAGGCAGGCTTCCGGCAGGTCTCGGAGACCGACGCGTGGGACGGTTCGCTGGGCGGCAGGTACGTGCTGCGCGGCGGCGCGATCGTCGCCTGGTACGTGCCGGAGGGCGCCACCCCCCACACCCCCTTCCGCATCGTCGGCGCGCACACCGACTCCCCCAATCTGCGGGTCAAGCCCCGCCCCGACAGCGGCGCGCACGGCTGGCGCCAGATCGCCGTGGAGATCTACGGCGGCCCGCTGCTCAACTCCTGGCTCGACCGCGACCTCGGCATCGCCGGCCGGCTCTCCCTGCGCGACGGCACCAGCCGCCTCGTCAATGTCGACAGACCGCTCCTCCGCGTCCCCCAACTCGCCATCCACCTCGACCGTACGGTCACCTCCGAGGGCCTCAAGCTCGACAAGCAGCGTCACCTCCAGCCCGTCTGGGGCCTCGGCGACGACGTCCGCGACGGCGACCTGATCGCCTTCCTGGAGGAGGAGTCGGGCGTCCCCGCGGGCGAGGTCACCGGCTGGGACCTGATGACCCACTCCGTCGAGCTCCCCGCGTACCTGGGTCGCGACAACGACCTGCTCGCCGGTCCCCGCATGGACAACCTCCTCTCCGTGCACGCCGGTACGGCCGCGCTCGCCGCGGTCGCCGGCTCCGGTGACGCACTTCCGTACATCCCCGTCCTCGCCGCCTTCGACCACGAGGAGAACGGCTCCCAGTCCGACACCGGCGCCGACGGCCCGCTGCTGGGCGGGGTACTGGAGCGCTCGGTCTTCGCCCGCGGCGGCTCCTACGAGGACCGGGCGCGGGCCTTCGCCGGCACGGTCTGTCTCTCCTCCGACACCGGGCACGCCGTCCATCCCAACTACGCGGAGCGCCACGACCCGACGCACCACCCGCGCGCGGACGCCGGCCCGCTCCTCAAGGTCAACGTCAACAACCGCTACGCCACGGACGGTTCGGGCCGTGCCGTCTTCGCCGCCGCCTGCGACAAGGCGGGCGTGCCCTTCCAGACGTTCGTCTCCAACAACTCCATGCCCTGCGGCACCACCATCGGCCCCATCACCGCCGCCCGCCACGGCATCCGTACCGTCGACATCGGCGTCGCCATCCTCTCGATGCACAGCGTCCGTGAACTGTGCGGCGCGAAGGACCCCTACCTCCTGGCGAACGCTCTGGTGGCCTTCCTGGAGGGCTGACCCCGGGCCCGGCTCTCAACTGCTGTTACTGACCGGCCTGTCCGGGTACCCGGTGTCGACCGGTAGGACCGAACGACCGGAACCACCGGCCGACCCAACCGGACACTGGGAGGGAACACTCATGGGCCTGGGCGGGTGCATCATTCTGATCGCCGTGGGAGCCATCCTCACGTTCGCCACCGACTGGGACATGCAGGGGGTCAACCTCGACCTGGTCGGTGTCATCTTCATGATCGTCGGACTGATCGGTGTCGCCACGTTCAGCAGCATCGCCAGGCGGAGGCGGGTGGTGGTACCGCCCTCGACTCCCGTCATCGACGAGGACCGGCAACCGCGGGGCGGGTACCAGGGGTACTAGGACACGGTCTCCGGCGGACCGACCCTCGCGGGTCGGCTCAGCGCATGGCCTGTCGTCACGTCCACATGGTCCGGGACCTCGTCGTGCCGGTCGCCGACACTGAGGGTGCCGGAGGGCTCGATGACGAGGATCGCGGCGCGGGCCGGGGCGTACGGCCTGTGCTCGATTCCTCGCGGGACGGTGAAGACCGAGCCCTGGGGCAGGACGACCGTGCGCTCACCCGCGGGTTCGCGCAGGCCGATGTGCAGTTCGCCCTCCACGACCAGGAAGAACTCGTCGGTGTTCTCGTGGACGTGCCAGAGATGCTCGCCCTCGACCTTGGCGATGCGGACGTCGTAGTCGTTGACGGTGGTGACGATGCGGGGGCTCCAGAGGGCGTCGAAGGACGCGAGGGCCCGGGTCAGGGAGATCGGTTCCGTGATTCCTGCGGCTTCCGCGGCCGGTGTGGTTTCCATGCGGCCATCGTGCGGGGTTCCGACAGCACGGTACGAGTGCTAGGAATCGCACATGTCGCAAGGATTCTCGCAACAGCGGAGACCGAACCCGCCGGTTCCGCATCGGGTCGCGGTGGTCGTGGACGAGTCCACGAACCCGTTCGAGGTCGGTGTGGCGACCGAGCTGTTCGGGCTGCCGCGGCCCGAACTGGGGCTGCCGGGGCCGCTGTACGAGGTGACGCTGTGCACCCCCGGGCCCGAGGTCCGGATGAACCACGGGTTCTTCACCATGACCGGGGTGGCGGGGCTCGACGCCGTCGACGACGCGGACACCCTCGTCGTACCGGGCCGGCCGGACAACGTCGTGCCGCGCGGTGCCGCCGTGCTCGACGCCATCCGGCGCACCCACGCGCGCGGGGCGCGGATCGTGAGCTTCTGCACCGGCACCTTCGCGCTGGCCGAGGCCGGAGTGCTCGACGGGCGCCGGGCCACCACCCACTGGCGCTGGGCAGAGGCGTTCCAGGAGCTGCATCCGAAGGTCCGGCTCGAACCGGACGTGCTCTACGTCGACGAGGGCGACCTGTTGAGCTCCGCCGGCAGCGCGGCCTCGCTCGACCTGGGGCTGCACATCTGGCGCCGGGACCACGGCGCGGAGCTCGCCAACACGGTGAGCCGTCGGCTGGTGTTCGCCGCCCATCGTGACGGCGGGCAGCGGCAGTTCGTGGAGCGGCCCGTTCCGCACATACCGGACGAGTCCCTCGGCCCTGTGCTGGCATGGGCGCAGGAGCGGCTCGACGCACCGCTCACCGTCGCGGACCTCGCCGCCCGCGCGGCCGTGTCGCCCGCCACCCTGCACCGCCGTTTCCGCGCTCAGCTCGGCACGACGCCCCTGGCCTGGCTCATCGGGGAGCGCGTGACCCTGGCCCGGCGGCTCATCGAACGCGGCGAGGAACGTCTGAACGTGGTCGCCGAGCGCAGCGGCCTCGGGACCGCGGCGAACCTGCGCGCGCGGTTGCGCCAGGAGACCGGACTGAGCCCTTCGGCCTACAGACGACGTTTCGGAACGGGCCCCGGGGAACGCCTGAAGGTATGAGATTCCTCGTGCGCGACCGGCTCCTCGGCATCGGTGACGACTACTGGATCGAGGACGAACACGGCAGAAAAGCCTTCCTCGTCGACGGCAAGGCCATGCGGCTGCGGGACACCTTCGAGCTGAAGGACACCCGGGGGCAGGTCCTGATCGACATCCGCCGCAAGATGTTCGCCCTGCGCGACACCATGGTCGTCGAACGGAACGGCGAGCCCCTGGCCACCGTCCGCCGCAAACGCCTGTCCCTCCTGCGCAATCACTACCGGGTCTCTTTGGCGGAGGGCACCGAACTCGACGTCAGCGGCAAGATCCTCGACCGTGAGTTCGTCATCGAGTACGACGGCGAACTCCTGGCGCACATCTCCCGCCGATGGCTGCGGGTCCGCGAGACCTACGGCCTCGACGTCGTACGCGACGACGCGGACCCGGCGCTGCTGATCGCCGTGACGGTGTGCGTGATCAATCTGGCGGAGAAGGAGCGGGACGACTGAGACCACTCGTCAGGTCGCCAGGTGCTCCACGAAAATCCCGATGAGAACACGGTCGTCCTGCTCGGCGAGCGGCAGGGAGAAGTGCACCCGGTCGCGGTCCCACAGGCGCTTGCCGTGCCACTCGCAGCGGTAGGCCGCGTCGCCGTGGACCACCTTGCGCTGCTCCCACGCCTTCGCGTTCTTCTTCGTGTTCGGGCTCTCGGGGGAGATGTCCAGACCCAGGGCGGAGAATCTGGCCATGACCTGGTTCTGGTCGCCACCGCAGTCGGTCAGGGTACGGCTGAAGTGGTCGTTGAGCGCTCCGAGCAGCTTCACCAGCCAGGGCAGGACCTCGTCGTAGGAGCCCTTGAAGTGGTGCAGACGCAGCGTCTCCGCGAAGAGCAGCCGCGGAAAGGCGTCCTCGGTGAGGGTGAAGAAGTGCTCGGCCGGGACGGGCTCGTGGGTGAACAGGCCTCGCCAGAAGTCCGGCGCGTCCTCCGGTGAGCGCAGCACATGCGCCTTCACCTCGTCCTGGCCCGTCTCCGTCGTCCGTGTGACGGTGACCCATCCGGACGGCCAGTCGGGCTCCTTGGCGTAGGGCGCGAGGAGACAGGACATGGCCCGGCCTTCCGCTGCTCTGGCCAGGGCGTGTGCCGTGCCCCAGGACGGTTCGCGCCAGGGACCGTCGGCCAGACGGACGGGCTGCGGCAGGTCCGCCTCGTCGGGATCC is from Streptomyces sp. NBC_01314 and encodes:
- a CDS encoding M18 family aminopeptidase encodes the protein MRTPPRFDRGHTDDLMTFLTSSPTPYHAVASAAERLEKAGFRQVSETDAWDGSLGGRYVLRGGAIVAWYVPEGATPHTPFRIVGAHTDSPNLRVKPRPDSGAHGWRQIAVEIYGGPLLNSWLDRDLGIAGRLSLRDGTSRLVNVDRPLLRVPQLAIHLDRTVTSEGLKLDKQRHLQPVWGLGDDVRDGDLIAFLEEESGVPAGEVTGWDLMTHSVELPAYLGRDNDLLAGPRMDNLLSVHAGTAALAAVAGSGDALPYIPVLAAFDHEENGSQSDTGADGPLLGGVLERSVFARGGSYEDRARAFAGTVCLSSDTGHAVHPNYAERHDPTHHPRADAGPLLKVNVNNRYATDGSGRAVFAAACDKAGVPFQTFVSNNSMPCGTTIGPITAARHGIRTVDIGVAILSMHSVRELCGAKDPYLLANALVAFLEG
- a CDS encoding DUF6458 family protein, which translates into the protein MGLGGCIILIAVGAILTFATDWDMQGVNLDLVGVIFMIVGLIGVATFSSIARRRRVVVPPSTPVIDEDRQPRGGYQGY
- a CDS encoding helix-turn-helix domain-containing protein, which gives rise to MSQGFSQQRRPNPPVPHRVAVVVDESTNPFEVGVATELFGLPRPELGLPGPLYEVTLCTPGPEVRMNHGFFTMTGVAGLDAVDDADTLVVPGRPDNVVPRGAAVLDAIRRTHARGARIVSFCTGTFALAEAGVLDGRRATTHWRWAEAFQELHPKVRLEPDVLYVDEGDLLSSAGSAASLDLGLHIWRRDHGAELANTVSRRLVFAAHRDGGQRQFVERPVPHIPDESLGPVLAWAQERLDAPLTVADLAARAAVSPATLHRRFRAQLGTTPLAWLIGERVTLARRLIERGEERLNVVAERSGLGTAANLRARLRQETGLSPSAYRRRFGTGPGERLKV
- a CDS encoding cupin domain-containing protein: METTPAAEAAGITEPISLTRALASFDALWSPRIVTTVNDYDVRIAKVEGEHLWHVHENTDEFFLVVEGELHIGLREPAGERTVVLPQGSVFTVPRGIEHRPYAPARAAILVIEPSGTLSVGDRHDEVPDHVDVTTGHALSRPARVGPPETVS
- a CDS encoding LURP-one-related/scramblase family protein; its protein translation is MRFLVRDRLLGIGDDYWIEDEHGRKAFLVDGKAMRLRDTFELKDTRGQVLIDIRRKMFALRDTMVVERNGEPLATVRRKRLSLLRNHYRVSLAEGTELDVSGKILDREFVIEYDGELLAHISRRWLRVRETYGLDVVRDDADPALLIAVTVCVINLAEKERDD